The genomic window TGGGTGGGTCAGCATCGAAGGAGTGTTTGGAGCAGATTGCAGTACTTGATTAAGGTTTAACGTATATCTATTAATCTCCACCTTGCAATCTATTCTTAATTGGCTAATGGAATTAACTGATACAACTCCTAAAACTCTGAAACACCCTTAGCAATTTCGAGCCGTATGGGTTGCTAAGTTCCTGATTTGCGCTTCTTGAATGATCAATTCGTCATTAGTTGCCCTACTGGTTAGTTGTCGTTATTCAATAACAATCTCTAAGTAGGGGTTGAATCTCATGCCGCATTGACTATAAATAATGGCAATTGGCTCGATCGCGCAGTAATTGTCGTTTGAGTTAACGCCTTGGTAGAATCAGCAATGTAATTGACAGAGAAAGTCGTGATGACTCAGGATCGCGATCGCGCTTCAGCATTTCTCTCGGCAGACGCAAAACGAAAACTTGCTTAATCCTACAACCAGTTGAAACTGGAAGCCGGAATTGGGCAGATTGTCTAAAGACAAGACTTGGCTAAGAGGCGATCGTCAACGTTGCCCCAATGTCAGCACAGGGCAACGGCGTTAAGGTTAGATGCACTCGATTTTATTGCCGCCTTACTAGAACGAGTCGCCACTTAAGCAAATCCTGGGAGTGTAAACCAACCAATGACTTTTTGGAGCCAACTTTTCAGCCCAAGCTCGTTTGTACCCCACGGTCACTGCTACCTATGGCAAACGAACTTAGTTAGTCTACACGTTCTCTCCGACGCACTCATCGCCCTAGCTTACTACTCCATTCCTGTTACCTTATTCTATCTGGTGCGGAAGCGGCAAGATTTGCCATTTCAGTGGGTATTCCTCCTATTTGCGACCTTTATCGTGGCTTGCGGTACGACCCACGTGTTAGATATTTGGACGCTCTGGTATCCGACGTATTGGGTGTCTGGGCTAGTTAAAGCCTTTACAGCTTTAGTTTCGGTTATCACAGCTATCCAGCTATTTCCTCTTATGCCAAAGGTCTTGGCTCTACCCAGCCCCGCTCAGCTTGAACAAGCTAATCTTGCTCTTCAGGCGCAAGTAACTGAGCGACTTCGGATTGAGGAAGAACTAAAGCGGTATCAAACCCAACTTGAATCTTTGGTGGCAGAACGCACACACGCCCTGACGAATGCAAACTTCACGCTGCAAGAAGAAATTATTGAGCGCAAGCAGGTAGAAGCAGAACGGAATCGGCTATTGGCAAGAGAGCAGTCTGCCCGATCCGACGCTGAACAAGCCAATCGGCTCAAGGACGAGTTTCTAGCTGTTTTGTCTCACGAACTCCGTACCCCTATGGGGCCGATTCTAGGATGGTCAAAGTTGCTTCAGAGCGGCAAGCTCGATCCTGTAAAGAGCCAATTTGCTGTGGAGGCGATCGAGCGTAACGCCAAACTACAGGTACAACTAATTGCTGACTTGCTAGATGTGTCGAAAATTTTGAGCGGCAAGCTCAGTCTCAGCGTCACGTCTGTTGACCTCAACGCAGTGATAGCTGCCGCCTTAGAAACGGTGCAATTAGCCGCCGATGCCAAAGCATTACAGATTCAAACCTCGATTCCTTCTACTGCCAGCGTTGTGATGGGGGATGCCGTTCGGTTGCAGCAGGTGGTGTGGAATCTGCTATCGAACGCGATTAAGTTCATGCACACCCAAGGACAAATTGAGGTCAGTCTTGTCCAGGTGAATAGCCATGCTCAGATTCGGGTTAAAGATACTGGCAAAGGAATTCCGGCTAATTTTTTGCCCTACGTGTTTGATCACTTTCGGCAGGAAGATGGAACCACGACCCGTAAGTTTGGCGGCTTGGGTCTAGGATTGGCGATCTCTCGTCAAATTGTAGAGATGCATGGCGGCAAAATTTGGGTTGAAAGTTTAGGCGAGAACCAGGGAGCGACGTTTACTGTTGAATTGCCGCTCTTGCATAGTTCAAGTCCAGTTGCAGAAGTTGCCGACACAGCCCTTGCTCCTTCTGAGGATCTGCCCCTGGCAACTCTACGAATATTGGTCGTAGATGATGAACCCGATTCCCGTGAGCTTGTGGCATTTGTGCTAGAACAAGCAGGAGCCAAAGTCACTACCGTTGACTCAGCGATCGCCGCCCTCCACAGGTTTCAATCTAGCCATTTCGACCTTCTTTTAAGTGACATTAGTATGCCAGAGATGAATGGGTACGCACTGATGCAGCAGGTGCGAGACTCAGGAATGGGCAAAGACATTTTAGCAATTGCGCTAACGGCTCATGCTAGAGAGAGTGACCGACAACAGGCAATCTTAGCTGGGTTTCAAGCTCACCTGTCTAAGCCTGTGAAGCCATCAGACTTAATTAAGACAGTGGAGCAACTTTGGGCAGAGCGATCGCTCAATTTATACCGCGATCGCTCAACGGTCTAAGTAAATTTAGAGTAATGATAATTAACTTTCTGCGTGAAGAGTCCGTTGAGTCGTCAGCCCTAGGGTAGGAACGCAAATGAGAGAATGCGCTTGCCCCTAAAACGTCGTTGCAGCGCCAGACGGCATTTTGGAATGTAGTAATCCCAGGTGGGTCTTCCCTCATCCTGGCTAGGTCTCATTGCTACCTCGGCACTTGCGGCTTGAAACAGCAGCGATCGCCTTTGAAACTGCAAGCTTCGAGTTCAGGACAGCACCTGATCGCTTCTAAAACGAGGTTAGTTTAGTTTGATCCAAGAGCGATCGCCTCTAAAACGAGAGCGCCCCAGTTTGAACCAAGGAAGGGCAGTGGCTGAAGGAGAATGATTGCTCTAAAAGCGAGAATTGTCTCATCTTTGGTTGCAGTTATGCTGTTGTAGGTGAGGATGCTTGCGGTGGCGATGCCACGATTTCCTGGCTTTACTCAATCGTTGCCGTTTCACCGCGACCCAAAGTTTAATTTGCCCCCAACCTGCTGCTCACAGGTCTGTTTTGCCGCCTTTGCCACAGTGGGTTCAGCGCTACTCTCTGGGTTTTGTAAAACCGGATGGAAGCGCAGACGATTACAAGCCGCTTTTAGCCACCCTTCCCAGTCTCCGAGCCACAGCCGCACCATTTTGTCTCCACTGCTAGAGGCGATCGTCTTGCCATCGGGGCTAAAGGCAACCTAACTTAGTCCCTTGCATACGGACTGTCGGCTGTCCATGTTCCTGGGAAACCATATGAAGTTTTAAATTGCTGATCCACGAAACCTATGGGCAGTGAGGGACTCGAACCCGCGACGTCCTGCTTGTAAGGCAGGCGCTCTACCAACTGAGCTAACCGCCCGACATAGAGTGCAAACTTGATTGCTTACTGATTGTAGCAGAGGAGAGACATTCTGCTACGATTCAAAAAGAAAAAACAAGTGTACTGATATGCCGTCGGGTCAGACTCACGATCGCATTACTCTCTGGACACTGCCAATGGTGGCAGGATTGACGCTGGCAGTAACTCGCAACAGTTTACCAACCTTAATGATTTGTGCAGGTTATCTGTTTGGCGGGTTAATGTTAGGGCCAGATTTAGATTTGCACTCAATTCATTACAAGCGATGGGGATGGTTTCGGTGGATTTGGTTACCGTACCGGGGAAGTATGAAGCACCGATCGCCTTATTCCCATGCGCCGATTATGGGGACGACGCTGCGTGTAATTTATTTGTTGGCGTGGCTGGGGCTGGCTGGGTTCCTAGGAATAGCATTGTCCAATGAACTTTTTCAGATAGGTTGGACTTGGGCAGCAATAGGACAAGGAATTGGTCAATTTTTGCAGCGATACCTGGCTGAGGCGATCGCCCTCTGCATTGGGCTAGAACTTGGGGCGTTTAGCCATTACACTGCTGATTGGTTAGTGTCTTCTCACAAACGACGCAAGAAGAAAAAATGACAGAAGTCCAGCGTTTTTTACCCAGTCTGCAACGGCTGGTTGAGGTGGTAGCACAATTGCGATCGCCCATTGGAGGGTGTCCTTGGGATTTGGAGCAAACGCCTGAGACGTTAATTCCTTATGTATTGGAGGAAGCTTATGAGGTGGTGGATGCCATTCGTCAGGGTGAGCCAGAAGCGATCACCGATGAGTTAGGAGATTTACTATTGCAGGTGGTATTGCAGGCACAGATTGCTAGTGAAACTGGGGCATTTGATTTAGGGACTGTGGTGGAGGGAATTACAGAGAAGTTAGTTCGGCGGCACCCCCACGTATTTGCAGAGGTGCAGGTAGATGGCGTGGAGGAAGTGAGGCAGAATTGGGAAGAAATTAAAGGGGCGGAGGCGACCGGGAAGGCTCAGACGACTACGGATCGGTTAGCGCAGTATGGGCGATCGCTGCCGCCGATGATGGCAGCCATGAAGATATCGAAGAAAGCTGCTGCTGTGGGGTTTGAGTGGGAGAACGTGGAAGGGGTTTGGGCAAAGTTTCATGAAGAACTGGCGGAACTTGAGGCGGCAATTCGGGAGGAGCCGAAGGAGAATCAGCAGGCAGAGT from Timaviella obliquedivisa GSE-PSE-MK23-08B includes these protein-coding regions:
- the mazG gene encoding nucleoside triphosphate pyrophosphohydrolase, with the protein product MTEVQRFLPSLQRLVEVVAQLRSPIGGCPWDLEQTPETLIPYVLEEAYEVVDAIRQGEPEAITDELGDLLLQVVLQAQIASETGAFDLGTVVEGITEKLVRRHPHVFAEVQVDGVEEVRQNWEEIKGAEATGKAQTTTDRLAQYGRSLPPMMAAMKISKKAAAVGFEWENVEGVWAKFHEELAELEAAIREEPKENQQAELGDLLFTIVNLARWYGLDPDEGLRGTNERFVRRFEQVERAISSRNPQGGAQMGGDRRLADYSLEELEALWQEAKLRLSS
- a CDS encoding metal-binding protein, producing MPSGQTHDRITLWTLPMVAGLTLAVTRNSLPTLMICAGYLFGGLMLGPDLDLHSIHYKRWGWFRWIWLPYRGSMKHRSPYSHAPIMGTTLRVIYLLAWLGLAGFLGIALSNELFQIGWTWAAIGQGIGQFLQRYLAEAIALCIGLELGAFSHYTADWLVSSHKRRKKKK
- a CDS encoding response regulator, translated to MTFWSQLFSPSSFVPHGHCYLWQTNLVSLHVLSDALIALAYYSIPVTLFYLVRKRQDLPFQWVFLLFATFIVACGTTHVLDIWTLWYPTYWVSGLVKAFTALVSVITAIQLFPLMPKVLALPSPAQLEQANLALQAQVTERLRIEEELKRYQTQLESLVAERTHALTNANFTLQEEIIERKQVEAERNRLLAREQSARSDAEQANRLKDEFLAVLSHELRTPMGPILGWSKLLQSGKLDPVKSQFAVEAIERNAKLQVQLIADLLDVSKILSGKLSLSVTSVDLNAVIAAALETVQLAADAKALQIQTSIPSTASVVMGDAVRLQQVVWNLLSNAIKFMHTQGQIEVSLVQVNSHAQIRVKDTGKGIPANFLPYVFDHFRQEDGTTTRKFGGLGLGLAISRQIVEMHGGKIWVESLGENQGATFTVELPLLHSSSPVAEVADTALAPSEDLPLATLRILVVDDEPDSRELVAFVLEQAGAKVTTVDSAIAALHRFQSSHFDLLLSDISMPEMNGYALMQQVRDSGMGKDILAIALTAHARESDRQQAILAGFQAHLSKPVKPSDLIKTVEQLWAERSLNLYRDRSTV